The proteins below are encoded in one region of Lysobacterales bacterium:
- a CDS encoding 50S ribosomal protein L25/general stress protein Ctc gives MSQSHTIEVQLRETGGKGASRRLRHAGKVPAIVYGGELGPKSIEIDHNTVWLMSQNEWFYSAILDLSLDGDVQPVLLRDMQRHPFKQQILHLDFQRVDLNQAIRVRVPIHFLNEDTSPAGKASGVVVSHAMNEIEVSCLPRNLPEFIEVDLGELKTGDIIHLSDIKLPDGVEIPELKLGKEHDHAVVTAREVQEEVEPTDGEGEAGKA, from the coding sequence ATGTCACAGAGTCATACCATCGAAGTGCAGCTGCGCGAGACCGGAGGGAAGGGTGCGAGCCGCCGTCTCCGGCACGCCGGCAAGGTGCCCGCCATCGTCTACGGCGGCGAACTGGGTCCGAAGTCGATCGAGATCGACCACAACACCGTCTGGCTGATGTCCCAGAACGAATGGTTCTATTCGGCCATTCTCGACCTCAGCCTGGATGGCGATGTCCAGCCGGTCCTGCTGCGCGACATGCAGCGGCATCCGTTCAAGCAGCAGATCCTGCACCTGGACTTCCAGCGCGTGGATCTCAACCAGGCGATCCGCGTGCGCGTGCCGATCCACTTCCTCAACGAGGACACCTCGCCGGCCGGCAAGGCCTCGGGCGTGGTGGTGTCGCACGCGATGAACGAGATCGAGGTCTCCTGCCTGCCGCGCAACCTGCCGGAGTTCATCGAGGTCGACCTGGGCGAGCTGAAGACCGGCGACATCATCCACCTGTCCGACATCAAGCTGCCGGACGGCGTGGAGATCCCCGAGCTGAAGCTGGGCAAGGAGCACGACCACGCCGTGGTCACCGCCCGCGAGGTCCAGGAAGAGGTCGAGCCGACCGATGGCGAGGGCGAGGCCGGCAAGGCCTGA
- a CDS encoding ribose-phosphate diphosphokinase produces the protein MNTDGILIFSGSANRPLADAICQDLGIPMGKALVGTFSDGEVQVEIEENVRRQEVFVVQPTCAPTADHFMELLAIVDALKRASAASVTAVMPYFGYARQDRRPRSARVPITAKVAAKMIGVVGTDRVLTVDLHADQIQGFFEVPVDNVYASPVLLADIWRQQGSDQLIVVSPDVGGVVRARAIAKRLDDAELAIIDKRRPRPNESTVMNIIGDVEGRLCVLVDDIVDTAGTLCAAARALKERGAKRVIAYCTHPVLSGAAIDNIEGSVLDELVVTDTIPLSPRAAACSRIRQLSVAELLAETVRRIAFGQSVSSLYVD, from the coding sequence ATGAACACCGACGGCATCCTCATCTTCTCCGGCAGCGCCAACCGGCCGCTCGCCGATGCGATCTGCCAGGACCTCGGCATTCCCATGGGCAAGGCCCTGGTCGGCACGTTTTCCGATGGCGAGGTGCAGGTCGAGATCGAGGAGAACGTCCGCCGCCAGGAGGTGTTCGTGGTGCAGCCGACCTGCGCGCCCACCGCCGACCATTTCATGGAGCTGCTGGCCATCGTCGACGCCCTCAAGCGGGCCTCGGCGGCCTCGGTCACCGCGGTGATGCCGTACTTCGGCTACGCCCGCCAGGACCGCCGGCCGCGCTCGGCGCGGGTGCCGATCACCGCCAAGGTGGCGGCCAAGATGATCGGCGTGGTCGGCACCGACCGCGTGCTGACCGTCGACCTGCACGCCGACCAGATCCAGGGGTTCTTCGAGGTGCCGGTCGACAACGTCTATGCCTCGCCAGTGCTGCTCGCCGACATCTGGCGGCAGCAGGGCAGCGACCAGCTGATCGTGGTGTCGCCGGACGTCGGCGGCGTGGTCCGCGCCCGGGCGATCGCCAAGCGCCTGGACGACGCCGAGCTGGCGATCATCGACAAGCGCCGGCCGCGGCCGAACGAGTCGACGGTGATGAACATCATCGGCGACGTCGAAGGCAGGCTGTGCGTGCTGGTCGACGACATCGTCGACACCGCGGGCACCCTGTGCGCCGCCGCGAGGGCGCTCAAGGAGCGTGGCGCCAAGCGCGTGATCGCCTACTGCACCCACCCGGTGCTGTCCGGCGCCGCGATCGACAACATCGAGGGGTCGGTGCTCGACGAGCTGGTGGTCACAGACACCATCCCGCTCAGCCCGCGCGCCGCCGCCTGCTCGCGGATACGCCAGCTCAGCGTCGCCGAGCTGCTCGCGGAGACGGTACGGCGCATCGCGTTCGGGCAGTCGGTCAGCTCGCTCTACGTGGATTGA
- the ispE gene encoding 4-(cytidine 5'-diphospho)-2-C-methyl-D-erythritol kinase, protein MTESAAALVLPAPAKLNLFLHVTGRRPDGYHTLQTLFQLLDWGDRIVLRRRADDRIVRAGGVPGLPEDNDLAVRAAQALRELVGGRQGVDLRVEKRIPAGAGLGGGSSDAATVLLGLDHLWGLGLGLERLATLGLTLGADVPVFVHGRSGLAGGVGEAIEPMALAGDWFTVVWPGVGLATGEVFQAPELTRNTPPLTMSALVTAPTRNDLQPVAVRLCPVIGDALAWLSMRGQARMTGSGSAVFAPMPDEIAARNAAAASPWPAWAVKGVAVSPLHQALGIAPEADSAVEG, encoded by the coding sequence GTGACTGAGTCCGCCGCGGCGCTGGTCCTGCCGGCACCCGCCAAGCTGAACCTGTTCCTGCACGTCACCGGGCGCCGTCCGGACGGTTATCACACCCTGCAGACACTGTTTCAGTTGCTCGACTGGGGCGACCGGATCGTGCTGCGCCGGCGCGCGGATGACCGCATCGTGCGCGCTGGTGGCGTGCCGGGACTGCCGGAGGACAACGACTTGGCGGTGCGCGCGGCGCAGGCCCTGCGTGAGCTGGTCGGCGGCCGCCAGGGCGTCGACCTGCGGGTCGAGAAGCGGATTCCGGCCGGCGCCGGCCTGGGCGGCGGCAGCTCGGACGCCGCCACCGTGCTGCTCGGGCTGGACCACCTGTGGGGGCTGGGGCTGGGACTGGAGCGCCTGGCGACGCTGGGTCTCACCCTGGGCGCCGACGTGCCGGTGTTCGTGCACGGCCGCAGCGGCCTGGCCGGCGGCGTCGGCGAAGCGATCGAACCCATGGCCCTGGCGGGCGACTGGTTCACGGTGGTCTGGCCGGGTGTCGGCCTGGCCACCGGCGAGGTTTTCCAAGCGCCTGAATTGACAAGGAACACCCCGCCCTTGACAATGTCGGCCCTCGTCACCGCGCCTACCCGCAACGATCTCCAGCCTGTCGCCGTGCGCCTGTGCCCGGTGATCGGCGATGCGCTGGCGTGGCTGTCCATGCGCGGCCAGGCACGGATGACCGGCAGCGGCAGCGCGGTGTTCGCGCCGATGCCCGACGAGATCGCCGCACGCAACGCGGCTGCGGCGAGCCCCTGGCCCGCCTGGGCGGTGAAGGGCGTGGCGGTCTCGCCCCTGCACCAGGCGCTGGGCATCGCGCCGGAAGCCGATTCCGCGGTCGAGGGCTGA
- the lolB gene encoding lipoprotein insertase outer membrane protein LolB: MTSCWRLAVAAVTCLAIAGCAQTPRRSGEGWMPVAGIAPDAVDAFRVSGRLAVSDGREGGSAGFLWLQRGEAFEVELRQPVSQRTWRLVGDARGAVLHGGEGGPRRGHDAQTLLHDVLGWHLPVRALVDWVRGLPGADAPIERLQRDDRGRVQLLVQAGWQVEYRGWLDDGAWPTRIQARQGSHSVRLNVQDWAVARD, translated from the coding sequence ATGACGTCGTGCTGGCGCCTGGCTGTCGCGGCCGTGACCTGCCTGGCGATCGCCGGTTGCGCGCAGACGCCGCGCCGTTCCGGCGAGGGTTGGATGCCGGTTGCCGGCATTGCCCCCGATGCCGTGGATGCCTTCCGGGTCAGCGGCCGGCTGGCGGTCAGCGACGGTCGCGAGGGCGGCAGCGCCGGTTTCCTCTGGCTGCAGCGCGGCGAGGCCTTCGAGGTGGAGCTTCGGCAGCCGGTCAGCCAGCGCACCTGGCGACTGGTCGGCGACGCGCGCGGCGCGGTGCTCCATGGCGGCGAAGGCGGCCCACGCCGCGGTCACGATGCCCAGACCCTCCTGCACGACGTGCTCGGCTGGCACCTTCCGGTACGCGCCCTGGTCGACTGGGTGCGCGGCCTGCCCGGCGCGGATGCCCCGATCGAGCGCCTGCAACGCGATGACCGTGGCCGAGTGCAATTGCTGGTCCAGGCCGGCTGGCAGGTGGAGTACCGTGGCTGGCTGGACGACGGCGCCTGGCCGACGCGCATCCAGGCCAGGCAGGGCAGCCACAGCGTCCGCCTGAACGTGCAGGACTGGGCGGTCGCACGTGACTGA
- the hemA gene encoding glutamyl-tRNA reductase, translating to MSLIVLGINHETAPIAWRERVAFSEEAARAALPALTALPGVSEAALVNTCNRTELIAAVEPGHEGGLVDWLHGHQRLTAGSLDPYLYRHLDVDAVRHLFRVACGLDSMVLGEPQILGQLKDAWRLAHQAGSLGTTLERLFQSGFTVAKRVRTETAIGRHPVSVAYCAVRLAQESFADLAGATVLVIGAGETIALALRHLEEAGAGRLMVANRTLANAQALAHRHGAFALALDELDRHLHEADIVLSATGAQVPVLTRPQIQAALRARRRKPMFLLDLAVPRDIDPACAELEDAYLYAVDDLRRIIERNLDQRRASAHEAQALVDLHTESFMAWWRARGNTGPLRRLRALGEQARAQALAKAHAELAAGRPATEVLDLLAHTLTNRLLHPPTARLREAAEQGDLGLLEAAERLFPEEPQA from the coding sequence ATGAGCCTGATCGTCCTGGGCATCAACCACGAGACCGCGCCGATCGCCTGGCGCGAGCGGGTGGCGTTCAGCGAGGAGGCCGCGCGCGCGGCGCTGCCGGCGCTGACCGCCCTTCCCGGTGTGTCGGAGGCCGCCCTGGTCAACACCTGCAACCGCACCGAGCTGATCGCCGCGGTCGAACCCGGCCACGAGGGCGGTCTGGTCGACTGGCTGCACGGCCACCAGCGGCTGACCGCGGGCAGCCTGGATCCCTACCTGTACCGGCACCTCGACGTCGACGCGGTGCGCCACCTGTTCCGGGTCGCCTGCGGCCTGGACTCCATGGTGCTGGGCGAACCGCAGATCCTCGGCCAACTCAAGGACGCATGGCGGCTGGCGCACCAGGCCGGCAGCCTGGGCACCACCCTGGAACGCCTGTTCCAGAGCGGTTTCACCGTGGCCAAGCGGGTCCGCACCGAGACCGCGATCGGCCGCCATCCGGTGTCGGTGGCCTATTGCGCGGTGCGCCTGGCGCAGGAGTCGTTCGCCGACCTGGCCGGCGCCACCGTGTTGGTGATCGGTGCCGGCGAGACCATCGCCCTGGCCCTGCGGCACCTGGAGGAAGCCGGCGCCGGCCGCCTGATGGTGGCCAACCGCACCCTGGCCAACGCGCAGGCACTGGCGCATCGCCACGGCGCCTTCGCGCTGGCCCTGGACGAGCTGGACCGGCACCTGCACGAAGCCGACATCGTGCTGAGCGCAACCGGCGCGCAGGTGCCGGTGCTGACCCGCCCCCAGATCCAGGCCGCCCTTAGGGCGCGACGGCGCAAGCCGATGTTCCTGCTTGACCTCGCCGTGCCGCGCGACATCGACCCGGCCTGTGCCGAGCTGGAGGACGCCTACCTCTACGCCGTCGACGACCTGCGCCGCATCATCGAGCGCAACCTCGACCAGCGTCGCGCCAGCGCGCACGAGGCCCAGGCGCTGGTCGACCTCCATACCGAATCGTTCATGGCCTGGTGGCGCGCCCGCGGCAATACCGGGCCGCTGCGCCGGCTGCGCGCACTCGGCGAGCAGGCGCGCGCCCAGGCGCTGGCCAAGGCGCACGCCGAGCTGGCCGCGGGCCGGCCGGCCACGGAAGTGCTGGACCTGCTCGCCCACACCCTGACCAACCGCCTGCTCCACCCCCCCACCGCCCGCCTGCGCGAGGCCGCCGAGCAGGGCGACCTGGGCTTGCTGGAGGCCGCCGAACGGCTGTTCCCGGAGGAGCCGCAGGCATGA
- the prfA gene encoding peptide chain release factor 1, with amino-acid sequence MLDRLERLAQRHEEVGLLLAQPEVAGDGQRFAELSREYARLQPVTDALAAHRRNSVELEAARGMLGDADLREMAREEIGRLEVEAQALQEALQLALVPPDPRDHANVFLEVRAGTGGDEAALFAGDLLRMYLRYAERRGWRVELLSESPGEHGGYKEAVARIEGESVFARLKFESGTHRVQRVPATESQGRIHTSAATVAILPEQDEVAQVQLDPADLKIDTFRASGAGGQHVNKTDSAIRITHLPSGMVVECQDERSQHKNRARALALLAARLTDAERGRQEQAQADSRRLQVGSGDRSQRIRTYNFPQGRLTDHRINLTLYALDEIIAGDLDPVVDALAREHQADELKALGDGG; translated from the coding sequence ATGCTCGACCGCCTGGAACGCCTGGCGCAGCGCCACGAGGAAGTCGGCCTGCTGCTGGCCCAGCCCGAGGTCGCCGGCGACGGCCAGCGCTTCGCCGAGCTCTCGCGCGAGTACGCGCGCCTGCAGCCGGTCACCGATGCCCTGGCGGCGCACCGGCGCAACAGCGTCGAACTGGAAGCCGCCCGCGGCATGCTCGGCGACGCCGACCTGCGCGAGATGGCGCGCGAGGAGATCGGCCGTCTGGAGGTCGAGGCGCAGGCCCTGCAGGAGGCGCTGCAACTGGCCCTGGTGCCGCCCGACCCGCGCGACCACGCCAATGTCTTCCTGGAAGTGCGTGCCGGCACCGGCGGCGACGAGGCCGCCCTGTTCGCCGGCGACCTGCTGCGCATGTACCTGCGCTACGCCGAACGCCGCGGCTGGCGCGTAGAACTGCTAAGCGAGAGCCCCGGCGAGCACGGCGGCTACAAGGAGGCGGTGGCGCGCATCGAGGGGGAATCGGTGTTCGCGCGCCTGAAGTTCGAGTCCGGCACGCATCGCGTGCAGCGGGTGCCGGCCACCGAGTCGCAGGGCCGGATCCATACCTCGGCGGCCACCGTCGCCATCCTGCCCGAACAGGACGAGGTCGCCCAGGTGCAGCTCGATCCCGCCGACCTGAAGATCGACACCTTCCGCGCCTCCGGCGCTGGCGGCCAGCACGTCAACAAGACCGACTCGGCGATCCGCATCACCCACCTGCCCAGCGGCATGGTGGTCGAGTGCCAGGACGAGCGCAGCCAGCACAAGAACCGCGCCCGCGCATTGGCCCTGCTGGCGGCTCGCCTGACCGACGCCGAGCGCGGCCGGCAGGAGCAGGCGCAGGCCGACAGCCGGCGCCTGCAGGTGGGATCGGGCGACCGCAGCCAGCGCATCCGCACCTACAACTTCCCGCAGGGCCGGCTCACCGACCATCGCATCAACCTGACCCTGTACGCGCTCGACGAGATCATCGCCGGCGACCTCGACCCGGTGGTCGACGCGCTCGCCCGCGAGCACCAGGCCGACGAACTCAAGGCCCTGGGCGACGGCGGCTGA
- a CDS encoding YciI family protein, which yields MKYLLMIYGDESVWARMSPGETAAVYAAHADFGQALAAAGALLGGAELKPSSGARTVRFGPEGAEVTDGPFAEAREQFGGYYLIDVPDLQAALEWARRMPGMADGAVEVRAVSDMD from the coding sequence ATGAAGTACCTGCTGATGATCTACGGCGACGAATCGGTCTGGGCGCGGATGAGCCCGGGCGAGACGGCGGCCGTCTATGCGGCGCACGCCGATTTTGGGCAGGCGCTGGCGGCGGCTGGCGCCCTGCTTGGCGGGGCCGAACTCAAGCCATCGAGTGGCGCGCGCACGGTGCGCTTCGGACCCGAAGGCGCGGAAGTCACCGATGGTCCTTTCGCGGAGGCCAGGGAGCAGTTCGGCGGTTACTACCTGATCGATGTGCCGGACCTGCAGGCCGCCCTCGAATGGGCGCGCCGCATGCCCGGCATGGCCGACGGCGCGGTCGAGGTGCGCGCAGTCAGCGACATGGACTGA
- a CDS encoding GNAT family N-acetyltransferase, translating into MEPAPEPLDVRRAELDDLDEVVPLFDAYRMFYRQPSQPAACRGFLEARLARGESVLLLARRAGAALGFVQLYPVFSSVRLRPAFLLNDLYVDPAARGTGVVDALLRAATAHASQAGAAFLLLETGDDNARAQSVYTRDGWQRIDPASRFYLKELA; encoded by the coding sequence ATGGAACCTGCGCCCGAACCCCTCGACGTCCGCCGCGCCGAACTCGACGACCTCGACGAGGTGGTGCCGCTGTTCGATGCCTACCGCATGTTCTACCGGCAGCCGTCCCAGCCGGCGGCCTGCCGCGGCTTTCTGGAAGCGCGGCTGGCCCGCGGCGAGTCGGTGCTGCTGCTGGCCCGCCGCGCCGGAGCGGCGCTGGGCTTCGTGCAACTGTACCCGGTGTTCTCCTCGGTGCGGCTGCGTCCGGCGTTCCTGCTGAACGACCTCTATGTCGATCCCGCCGCGCGCGGCACCGGCGTCGTCGATGCCCTGCTGCGCGCCGCCACCGCGCATGCCAGCCAGGCCGGTGCCGCCTTCCTGCTGCTGGAGACCGGCGACGACAATGCCCGCGCCCAGTCGGTCTACACCCGCGACGGCTGGCAGCGCATCGACCCGGCCAGCCGCTTCTACCTCAAGGAACTGGCGTGA